A part of Desulfofundulus salinus genomic DNA contains:
- the mfd gene encoding transcription-repair coupling factor encodes MRALLEPLQKSSEFKTMLAAVSRQTGQQLVFGLSGAQRSLVAAGLIDALGGPVLIITPGDSEASLLADDLTSLLPGIPVYLFPVWQLLPYQVLAHGKEVLAQRLKALVALSRDEPCVVVAPLEAVLRRLSPPEVFRRAIIDLAVGQRVDLEELVRRLVDVGYERVEMVEGPGQLALRGGILDIYPLTFEHPVRLEFFDDEVDSIRFFDADSQRSIDRTGAVSIPPAAELVVTEESRARALDVLETEYRLQLKKVTESSTLEVRRRLEELGENAKEQIASGGYYPGLDQFLPYFYRHPYTLLDYMPFASLTVVDDLVRIRELAESIFKERSETYSELLSAGRVLPGQIHGYVQWQQIEQQLYRRKTVYFSLLTRQPQHLMVHDVVTFSTRGMHSFLGRLDVLADEVRHWRKSGYAVVMLLSTEERARHLAEELRNAGLDAYVTGSLDRPVTPGNIALAAGRLSGGFELVSGRLVVITEADIYGQRWKRTQRVRARTAGRPEPLTDLKAGDYVVHVNHGIGRYMGIVSLNIGGVQKDYLLIKYAGEDKLYVPTDQVGLIQKYLGAEAEAPRLSRLGGGEWSRVKGRVKEAVREMAQELLALYAARQALPGHAFSPDTPWQQEFEAAFPYQETPDQLRAIQEVKADMERPRPMDRLLCGDVGYGKTEVALRAAFKAVMDGKQVAVLVPTTILAQQHYNTFRERFAGFPVTIEVLSRFRTPKEQRRVLAGLASGQVDIVIGTHRLVQDDVVFKDLGLLVVDEEQRFGVAHKEKLKRLKQDVDVLTLTATPIPRTLHMSLVGVRDTSLLETPPENRFPVQTYVLEEDPVLIREAIRREIGRGGQVYFVHNRVMDLDQVAAWLQGLVPEARIAVAHGQMKEEELEQIMLDFMDGAYDVLVCTTIIESGLDIPNVNTLIVKDANNFGLAQLYQLRGRVGRSNRLAYAYFTFRRDRVLNELAEKRLAAIREFTEFGSGYKIAMRDLEIRGAGNLLGAEQHGHIAAVGFDLYCRLLEEAVREARGEAPEKVVETSIELPVEAYIPDTYVRDADQKVDLYRRLAVVRREEQVVELEDELVDRFGDPPQPVCTLLTVARLRALASSLGIKSITAQPGSFRLQFAPEHNLRGEALVEIGKQYANRVKFSSSNEEFEIRLRTRNTPDDPLNYLGGLENFLRDLHEANKMHAA; translated from the coding sequence ATGCGTGCACTGCTGGAGCCATTGCAAAAAAGTTCAGAATTTAAAACCATGCTTGCCGCCGTGTCCCGGCAAACCGGCCAGCAGCTGGTTTTCGGCCTTTCCGGAGCCCAGCGCAGCCTGGTTGCCGCGGGCCTTATTGACGCCCTGGGCGGTCCGGTTTTGATCATTACCCCGGGGGATAGTGAAGCCTCCTTACTGGCCGATGATCTTACCTCCCTTTTGCCCGGCATTCCCGTTTACCTTTTTCCTGTATGGCAGCTGCTGCCCTACCAGGTCCTGGCCCACGGCAAAGAGGTGCTTGCCCAGCGGCTGAAGGCGCTGGTGGCCCTTTCCCGGGACGAGCCCTGTGTGGTGGTGGCACCGCTGGAGGCTGTCTTGCGCCGCCTTTCCCCGCCGGAGGTCTTTCGCCGCGCCATCATCGACCTTGCCGTGGGTCAAAGGGTGGATCTGGAGGAACTGGTCCGGCGGCTGGTGGACGTGGGTTACGAGCGGGTGGAAATGGTGGAAGGGCCGGGCCAGCTGGCCTTAAGGGGCGGTATTCTGGATATTTACCCCCTGACCTTTGAGCACCCCGTGCGGCTGGAATTCTTTGACGACGAAGTGGATTCCATCCGTTTTTTTGATGCTGACTCCCAGCGTTCCATTGATCGTACCGGTGCTGTTTCCATTCCTCCCGCCGCCGAGCTGGTGGTTACGGAGGAGAGCCGTGCCCGGGCCCTGGATGTCCTGGAAACGGAGTATCGCCTGCAGCTAAAGAAAGTTACCGAAAGTTCCACCCTGGAAGTGCGCCGCCGGTTGGAGGAACTGGGGGAAAACGCAAAGGAGCAGATTGCTTCCGGTGGTTACTACCCGGGATTGGATCAGTTTCTACCCTATTTCTACCGCCACCCTTATACGCTACTTGATTATATGCCCTTTGCCAGCTTGACGGTGGTTGACGACCTCGTCCGCATCCGGGAGCTGGCGGAAAGTATCTTTAAAGAGCGGTCGGAAACCTATAGCGAGCTGTTATCTGCCGGCCGCGTTTTGCCCGGACAGATCCATGGCTATGTACAGTGGCAGCAAATCGAGCAGCAATTGTACAGGCGTAAAACGGTTTATTTTTCCCTTTTAACCCGTCAACCCCAGCATTTGATGGTCCACGATGTGGTTACTTTTTCCACCCGGGGTATGCATTCTTTTCTGGGGCGCCTGGATGTGCTGGCCGATGAAGTACGTCACTGGCGCAAATCCGGCTATGCCGTGGTCATGCTGCTCTCCACCGAGGAGCGCGCCCGGCACCTGGCGGAAGAGCTGCGCAATGCTGGGCTGGACGCCTACGTGACCGGTTCCCTGGACCGGCCCGTTACGCCCGGCAACATTGCCCTTGCCGCAGGTCGCCTTTCCGGAGGATTTGAGCTGGTTTCCGGCCGGCTGGTGGTTATCACCGAGGCGGACATCTACGGCCAGCGGTGGAAAAGGACCCAGCGGGTGCGTGCCCGGACTGCCGGCCGCCCGGAACCCCTCACGGATTTAAAAGCAGGCGATTACGTGGTGCATGTAAACCACGGCATCGGCCGTTACATGGGCATCGTTTCCCTGAATATCGGGGGCGTGCAGAAGGATTATTTACTGATCAAGTATGCCGGGGAAGATAAACTGTATGTACCTACCGACCAGGTAGGTTTGATCCAGAAATATCTGGGGGCCGAAGCGGAAGCTCCCCGGTTGTCCCGCCTGGGGGGAGGGGAATGGTCCCGGGTGAAAGGGCGGGTAAAAGAAGCGGTGCGGGAGATGGCCCAGGAGCTGCTGGCCCTCTACGCCGCCCGCCAGGCCCTGCCCGGCCATGCCTTCAGCCCTGATACGCCGTGGCAGCAGGAATTTGAAGCGGCCTTTCCCTACCAGGAAACCCCGGACCAGCTCCGGGCCATCCAGGAAGTCAAGGCGGATATGGAACGTCCCCGTCCCATGGACCGCCTGCTCTGCGGGGACGTGGGTTACGGCAAAACCGAGGTGGCCCTGAGGGCCGCCTTCAAGGCCGTCATGGACGGCAAGCAGGTGGCCGTGCTGGTGCCTACCACCATCCTGGCCCAGCAGCACTATAACACCTTCCGGGAACGTTTTGCCGGCTTTCCGGTGACCATCGAGGTCTTAAGCCGCTTCCGCACCCCGAAGGAGCAGCGCCGGGTGCTGGCGGGCCTGGCCTCGGGCCAGGTGGACATTGTCATCGGCACCCACCGCCTGGTGCAGGACGATGTGGTGTTCAAGGACCTGGGTCTTCTGGTGGTGGATGAGGAACAGCGCTTCGGGGTGGCCCACAAGGAAAAGCTGAAGAGGCTGAAGCAGGATGTGGATGTGCTCACCCTGACCGCCACCCCCATCCCCCGTACCCTGCACATGTCGCTGGTGGGTGTGCGGGACACGAGCCTTCTGGAAACCCCTCCGGAAAACCGCTTCCCGGTGCAGACCTACGTCCTGGAAGAGGATCCGGTGCTCATCCGGGAAGCCATCCGGCGCGAGATAGGCCGGGGTGGCCAGGTTTATTTCGTGCATAACCGCGTCATGGATCTGGACCAGGTAGCCGCCTGGTTGCAGGGCCTGGTGCCGGAGGCCCGCATCGCGGTGGCTCACGGGCAGATGAAGGAAGAGGAACTGGAACAAATCATGCTCGATTTCATGGACGGGGCCTACGATGTGCTGGTCTGCACCACCATTATTGAAAGCGGCCTGGACATTCCAAATGTAAATACATTGATTGTTAAGGATGCCAATAATTTCGGCCTGGCCCAGCTTTACCAGCTGCGGGGCAGGGTGGGCCGCTCCAACCGCCTGGCTTACGCCTACTTTACCTTCCGCCGTGACCGGGTGCTGAACGAACTGGCGGAAAAAAGGCTGGCGGCCATCCGGGAGTTTACCGAGTTTGGTTCCGGGTACAAGATTGCCATGCGGGACCTGGAAATACGGGGTGCGGGCAATTTGCTGGGTGCCGAGCAGCACGGCCATATTGCCGCGGTGGGTTTTGACCTCTACTGCCGTCTGCTGGAGGAGGCAGTGCGGGAGGCCAGGGGAGAGGCGCCGGAAAAGGTGGTGGAAACCTCCATCGAACTGCCGGTGGAAGCCTATATACCCGATACCTATGTCCGGGACGCTGACCAGAAGGTGGATCTCTACCGCCGCCTGGCCGTGGTGCGCCGGGAAGAGCAGGTCGTGGAGCTGGAGGATGAACTGGTGGACCGTTTCGGGGATCCCCCGCAGCCGGTATGCACTTTGCTTACCGTGGCCCGCTTGAGGGCCCTGGCCAGCTCCCTGGGGATTAAATCCATTACGGCCCAGCCGGGGAGTTTCCGCCTGCAGTTTGCGCCTGAGCACAACCTCCGGGGCGAGGCCCTGGTGGAGATAGGCAAACAGTACGCCAACCGGGTAAAATTCAGCAGCAGTAACGAAGAATTTGAAATCCGCCTCCGGACCCGGAATACCCCGGACGATCCCCTGAATTACCTGGGCGGGCTGGAGAACTTCCTGCGGGATCTCCATGAGGCAAACAAAATGCACGCGGCTTAG
- the pth gene encoding aminoacyl-tRNA hydrolase, with amino-acid sequence MWLVVGLGNPGPEYARTRHNVGFMVVDRLARDLDIKIDQVFLCALVGQGQVAGRKLVLAKPLTYMNRSGEAVAALLNWYKLTPSQLLVVSDDLDLPTGRLRLRKSGGDGGHRGLRSIIELVGSREFARLRVGIGRPSGPDYGVVDWVLSRFTEEEGPLMEKAVADASQAIQVALTRGLDAAMNLFNAGRV; translated from the coding sequence ATGTGGCTTGTAGTGGGATTGGGTAACCCCGGTCCGGAGTATGCCAGGACCCGCCATAACGTGGGCTTTATGGTTGTGGATAGACTGGCCCGGGATTTGGACATTAAAATCGACCAGGTGTTTTTGTGTGCCCTGGTCGGCCAGGGACAGGTGGCCGGCCGGAAATTGGTTCTGGCCAAGCCCTTAACCTATATGAACAGAAGCGGTGAAGCGGTAGCCGCCCTGTTGAACTGGTACAAGCTTACGCCGTCCCAACTTCTGGTTGTTTCCGACGACCTGGATTTGCCCACCGGCCGCCTGCGCCTGCGCAAGTCCGGGGGGGACGGAGGGCACAGGGGTTTGCGTTCCATCATTGAGCTGGTGGGCAGCCGGGAATTTGCACGTTTGCGTGTGGGTATAGGGCGTCCTTCCGGGCCGGATTATGGGGTGGTGGATTGGGTTTTAAGTCGGTTTACAGAGGAAGAAGGACCGCTGATGGAGAAGGCAGTGGCCGATGCTTCTCAAGCCATTCAGGTGGCCCTTACCCGCGGCCTGGATGCAGCCATGAATCTCTTTAATGCCGGCCGGGTATAG